A single region of the Chrysoperla carnea chromosome 5, inChrCarn1.1, whole genome shotgun sequence genome encodes:
- the LOC123299735 gene encoding ras-related protein RABF2b: MKTIEGKIVVLGAQGVGKTSMVVRYIGKMFSPHISPTIGASFFTCKINIDDIRVKLQVWDTAGQERFKSMTPMYYRNANAALLVFDITQPSTFESIQSWVKELQKNVEEHLVICVVGNKIDLHEHRRITRDEAMKYAKSIGGTYFEVSALQDQGIEQVFFHIALTLARLEGEDLAKTSLRVYETDENGLIASTSNLKATDVGKTETASWSIDSIAHADSLKPNICC; the protein is encoded by the exons atgaaaactaTTGAAGGAAAAATTGTAGTTTTGGGTGCACAAG GTGTTGGAAAAACGAGCATGGTTGTGCGATATATTGGAAAAATGTTTAGTCCACACATTTCACCAACAATCGGTGCATCGTTTTTTAcatgcaaaataaatattgacgATATTCGAGTTAAACTTCAG GTTTGGGACACAGCTGGCCAAGAACGTTTTAAATCAATGACACCAATGTATTATCGTAATGCAAATGCGGCACTTTTAGTATTTGACATAACACAACCTAGTACCTTTGAATCCATTCAAAGTTGGGTgaaagaattacaaaaaaatgtggaAGAACATTTAGTTATTTGTGTTGTAGGGAATAAAATTGATTTGCATGAACATAGACGA ATAACAAGAGATGAAGCAATGAAATATGCAAAAAGTATTGGAGGCACGTATTTTGAAGTATCAGCTTTGCAGGATCaa GGCATTGAACAAGTGTTTTTTCATATTGCGTTAACATTAGCACGATTAGAAGGTGAAGATTTAGCTAAAACATCATTAAGAGTATATGAAACAGACGAAAATGGTTTAATAGCCTCAACAAGTAATTTAAAAGCGACTGATGTTGGTAAAACAGAAACTGCTAGCTGGAGCATAGACAGTATTGCCCATGCCGATTCACTTAAACCAAATATATGTTGTTAA
- the LOC123301167 gene encoding insulin-like growth factor-binding protein complex acid labile subunit produces MKIILFKIISTILLLSLLQRYECCNYENQEYYLNQLSYEPFTYFQISDSVSVKIINDNTTELSSTILNRDEDNDVEYLDISNGKLKSVQEFAFSNISNCLRYLKLYNNQISRLDVNAFDSLKQVIHLDLSNNNLTTYNEFEDLTNLEYLNLSRNSLNYINLKLIQGNEVKIDVSRNNLTVISVENSTNIGKLDASFNQIIECKLVELFFLEHLDLSFNSLKDFKNVNLSLVNLSTLNLSYNFFEIIPNGTFSGLKYLETLILNNNKIKTINDGSFTGLNNLRVLNLAKNNIETISNGFFIGIKSLNMINLSNNNLRVIVNGTFDHDLHLTEIDLSYNYLNFIETGAFNNLLIPLKKLYLSNNHLKTVPQGDFSYLNYLDLSNNDIEAIPSYSFQSMGYLTNLSLTGNQIQLLESNSFYGLWFISELDLSKQNLSFIPRETFNGLNRLETLNLSENNLDVLPLGLFKPLKHLNNLILPSINSLVFGNFYGLSDLRKLDLTNKNFSSIPADTFKGLNNLNELLLSNNALESIVNGSFNHLNQLKTLNLSYNSLDSIKKDIFIRLNHLENLDLSHNVLEKLLPDNFDGLCSLKTLNLSNNYINLISEGAFNRLSNLSILLISNNNLTELKYGSFSGMNSEHLQTLDLSTNRIELISIGAFNGLTNLTTLILTNNNLKSFMFGSFNGLNHLKILNLSYNQLSNLEIEKLLILNELKMLNVSYNRIVGIEPNIFNNLDTLKMLILDGNEIYLHQKNNIENILCHSKHVCVGKTISLGNNYQTCKQLADDVTAANEKLINVTSMEKDVRHPNIFGILYIYHRWQLSQATMTPLASY; encoded by the exons ATGAAg ataatcctgttcaaaattatttcgacCATTCTGTTACTGAGTTTGTTACAACGCTATGAATGCTGTAATTATGAAAatcaagaatattatttaaaccaaCTTTCGTACGAGCCATTCACGTATTTCCAGATATCGGATTCAGTgtctgttaaaattattaacgatAACACAACTGAACTATCTTCAACCATTCTTAACCGTGACGAAGATAACGACGTCGAATATTTAGATATATCAAATGGTAAATTAAAATCTGTACAAGAATTTGCATTCTCGAATATTTCTAACTGTTTacgttatttaaaattgtataataatcaaatatcacGGTTAGACGTAAATGCTTTCGATTCGCTAAAACAAGTCATACACTTGGATTTGAGTAACAATAATCTTACAACATATAATGAATTCGAAGATTTAAcaaatttggaatatttaaatttaagtagaaatagtttaaattatataaatttaaaattaatccaaGGCAATGAAGTTAAAATTGATGTATCACGTAATAATTTAACTGTTATTTCGGTAGAAAATAGTACGAATATAGGGAAATTAGATGCatcttttaatcaaattatcGAATGTAAATTAGtggaactattttttttagaacatttagatttatcatttaattctcttaaagattttaaaaatgtaaatttatcattagttaatttaagtactttaaatttatcgtataattttttcgaaattattccAAATGGTACATTTAGTGGATTGAAATATTTAGAAACGTTGATattgaacaataataaaataaaaacaattaacgaTGGTAGTTTTACGGGTTTGAATAATTTACGAGTTTTAAATTTagctaaaaataatatcgaaacTATCTCAAATGGTTTTTTCATTGgtataaaatctttaaatatgataaatttatcaaataataatttaagagtTATTGTAAACGGTACATTTGATCATGATTTACATTTGACTGAAATCgatttatcatataattatctaaatttcattgaaactggagcttttaataatttactaatacctttgaaaaaattatacttatcaAATAATCATCTAAAAACTGTACCTCAAGGtgattttagttatttaaattatttagatttatcCAATAACGATATAGAAGCTATACCAAGCTATTCATTTCAAAGTATGGGTtatttaactaatttatcatTAACTGGTAATCAGATACAATTATTAGAATCCAATAGTTTTTATGGTTTATGGTTTATAAGTGAATTagatttatcaaaacaaaatttaagtttcatTCCAAGGGAAACATTTAACGGATTGAATAGATtggaaacattaaatttatcagaAAACAATTTAGATGTCTTACCACTTGGTTTGTTTAAACCACTAaagcatttaaataatttaatattaccaTCAATAAATTCATTGGTATTTGGAAACTTTTATGGTTTAAGtgatttaagaaaattggatttaacaaataaaaactttagttCAATACCCGCTGATACATTTAaaggtttaaataatttaaatgaattgctATTGTCAAATAATGCTTTGGAATCAATCGTAAATGGAAGCTTTAatcatttaaatcaattaaaaacattaaatttatcatataattcTTTAGACTCCATAAAGAAGGATATATTTATTAGATTAAATCATTTAGAAAACTTAGATTTATCTCataatgttttagaaaaattattacctGATAATTTTGATGGATTATGcagtttaaaaacattaaatttatcaaataattatatcaatCTCATATCAGAAGGAGCATTTAATAGATTATctaatttatcgattttattaatatccaataataatttaactgaATTGAAATACGGAAGTTTTTCTGGAATGAATTCTGAACATTTACAAACTTTAGATTTATCAACTAATCGTATTGAACTAATTTCAATTGGAGCATTCAATGGCttaacaaatttaacaactttaattttaacaaacaataacttaaaatcatttatgtttGGTAGTTTTAACggcttaaatcatttaaaaattttgaatttatcataTAATCAATTAAGTaatttggaaattgaaaaattattaattttaaatgaattaaagatGTTAAATGTTTCATACAATAGAATCGTTGGAATTGaaccaaatattttcaataatttggatacgttaaaaatgttgattctggatggtaatgaaatttatttacatcagaaaaataatatagaaaatattttatgtcacTCGAAACATGTTTGCGTTGGTAAAACAATTAGTTTAGGGAATAATTACCAAACCTGTAAACAATTGGCAGATGATGTAACTGCTGCAAACGAAAAACTTATAAATGTAACAAGTATGGAAAAAGACGTAAGACATCctaatatttttggaatattat ACATATACCATAGATGGCAACTCAGTCAAGCAACTATGACACCGTTAGCGAGCTACTAA